In Bacillus sp. DX3.1, the following proteins share a genomic window:
- a CDS encoding sigma 54-interacting transcriptional regulator — MKQKVLIIGAGEGGSLILGLLQNSNIFEVVGIVDINPDARGLQLAKQQNIAIGSDWGAFLTEDIDVIFDMSGDYHLYKVLLAKKQEHMLLIPGNVAKIVTKLAHEKEKLIEKLKEQTQQENLILNSTHDGMIVIDQGGHVRLFNKSAERMTGYKNEEVIGKYILEVIPTSKLLRIMRTKQTEVNHELTLDNGKKIISTRIPILKEDGEVQGAFAIFKDITEIVDLAEEVTDLKEIQTLLEAIIHSSEEAISVVDEQGRGLVINPAYTKLTGLSEEDIIGEPATTDIVEGESMHMKVLRTRRAVRGIHMKIGQKKRDVIVNVAPVIVDGILKGSVGVIRDVSEIQKLTHELNRARQIIRTLEAKYAFDDIVGTSDETMAAIEQAKLGANTPATVLLRGESGTGKELFAHAIHNGSNRKYNKFVRVNCAAISESLLESELFGYEEGAFSGARRGGKRGFFEEANNGSIFLDEIGELSASTQAKLLRVLQEKEIVKVGGTKAIPINVRIIAATHVNLEKAIIEGGFREDLYYRLNKIPIQIPSLRQRKEDIPIISERLIQKINQDYGRNVEGLTESAIQYLQSYDWPGNVRELENILGRAIIFMNYNEMYIDVHHLPSLHKEDQAESKGSNLLPMLEEKPLDDLVAEFEGNIICEYLERFDGNKTKTAQALGISVRNLYYKLEKYDRAKNSMQ, encoded by the coding sequence ATGAAACAAAAAGTATTAATTATTGGAGCGGGTGAAGGGGGCAGCTTGATTCTTGGCCTGCTGCAAAATTCAAATATATTTGAGGTTGTTGGAATTGTTGATATAAATCCAGATGCGAGAGGACTGCAGCTTGCTAAACAGCAGAATATTGCAATTGGGAGCGACTGGGGAGCGTTTCTTACAGAAGATATTGATGTGATTTTTGATATGAGTGGAGATTATCATTTATATAAGGTTCTGTTAGCAAAGAAACAAGAGCATATGCTTCTTATACCAGGAAATGTCGCAAAAATTGTTACGAAGTTGGCCCATGAGAAAGAAAAGTTAATTGAAAAGCTGAAAGAACAAACGCAGCAAGAAAATTTGATTTTAAATTCTACACATGACGGGATGATTGTCATTGATCAAGGAGGGCATGTGCGATTATTTAATAAAAGTGCAGAACGAATGACAGGTTATAAAAATGAAGAAGTGATAGGGAAATATATTTTAGAAGTGATTCCAACAAGTAAATTACTTCGTATTATGCGAACGAAACAAACAGAAGTGAATCACGAGTTAACACTAGATAATGGAAAGAAAATCATTTCAACGCGCATCCCAATTTTAAAAGAAGATGGAGAAGTACAAGGGGCATTTGCTATTTTTAAAGATATTACAGAAATTGTTGATTTAGCAGAAGAAGTCACTGATTTAAAAGAAATTCAAACATTGTTAGAAGCGATTATTCATTCGTCTGAGGAAGCAATTTCAGTTGTGGATGAACAAGGAAGAGGGCTCGTCATAAACCCTGCTTATACGAAGTTAACAGGTCTTTCTGAGGAAGATATTATCGGGGAACCAGCAACTACTGATATTGTAGAGGGCGAAAGTATGCATATGAAAGTGCTTCGGACGCGAAGAGCGGTGCGAGGTATACATATGAAAATCGGACAGAAAAAGCGCGATGTAATTGTGAATGTTGCACCAGTTATTGTTGATGGGATATTGAAGGGGAGCGTCGGTGTGATTCGCGATGTATCCGAAATTCAAAAGTTAACACACGAATTAAATCGAGCGAGACAAATTATTCGGACTTTAGAAGCAAAATATGCATTTGATGATATTGTTGGAACATCCGATGAGACGATGGCTGCAATTGAACAAGCGAAGCTCGGGGCAAATACACCGGCAACTGTGCTGCTGCGTGGAGAGTCAGGAACTGGAAAAGAGTTATTTGCACATGCGATTCATAATGGGAGCAATCGGAAATATAATAAATTTGTTCGCGTGAACTGTGCGGCTATTTCGGAATCTTTATTAGAAAGTGAATTATTTGGTTATGAAGAAGGGGCATTTTCCGGTGCGAGACGAGGCGGTAAACGAGGTTTTTTTGAAGAAGCAAATAACGGTAGTATATTTTTAGATGAAATTGGTGAATTGTCTGCAAGTACACAGGCGAAGCTACTGCGTGTTTTGCAAGAAAAGGAAATTGTAAAAGTTGGAGGAACGAAGGCAATTCCCATTAATGTTCGGATCATTGCCGCAACGCATGTGAATTTGGAAAAAGCGATCATAGAAGGTGGGTTTCGAGAAGATTTATATTATCGTTTGAATAAAATTCCAATTCAAATCCCGTCTCTTCGGCAGCGGAAAGAAGATATTCCTATTATCTCGGAAAGGTTGATTCAAAAAATTAACCAAGACTACGGCCGTAATGTAGAAGGGTTAACAGAATCAGCAATTCAATATTTACAATCGTATGATTGGCCGGGAAATGTACGTGAACTGGAGAATATTTTAGGGCGAGCTATTATTTTTATGAATTATAACGAAATGTATATTGATGTACATCATTTGCCGTCATTGCACAAAGAAGATCAAGCAGAATCGAAAGGAAGTAACCTCCTTCCGATGCTAGAGGAAAAACCTCTGGATGATTTAGTGGC
- a CDS encoding DUF2627 family protein: MQRYLALLLALIPISLAVLGIKLMRDTLFGILLSPIPVLWLQFLIGVFSFSIGFFFFGGFILHRDRKRNKVQARFRR, encoded by the coding sequence ATGCAGCGTTACCTCGCTCTTCTATTAGCACTCATTCCAATTTCACTAGCAGTGCTAGGTATTAAATTAATGCGGGATACTTTATTTGGCATTCTATTATCTCCAATCCCTGTATTATGGTTACAATTTTTAATTGGTGTTTTCTCTTTCTCAATTGGTTTCTTCTTCTTTGGAGGTTTTATTTTACATCGCGATCGGAAACGGAATAAAGTACAAGCGCGTTTTCGGAGGTAA
- a CDS encoding DinB family protein: MEKIFEQLQFFCGFTLNNLQKLEKNHADVQPTGFSNTLRWNYGHILTAYEGLVFQLTGKGSKLDPKFMELFSQGTRPSEWTIEAPSLEEIATELEKQGKLIVETFQNSLDEKLVQPFEVSGAHKLETVREALVFCIWHEGLHQGVINGLTRVVTTK, encoded by the coding sequence ATGGAAAAAATCTTTGAACAACTTCAATTTTTTTGTGGGTTTACTTTAAATAATTTACAAAAGCTAGAAAAAAATCATGCTGACGTACAACCAACAGGTTTTAGCAACACGCTTCGTTGGAACTATGGCCATATTTTAACTGCATATGAAGGATTAGTATTTCAGCTTACTGGAAAAGGAAGTAAGCTCGACCCGAAGTTCATGGAATTGTTTAGTCAAGGTACCAGACCAAGTGAGTGGACGATTGAAGCTCCCTCGCTAGAGGAAATTGCTACGGAGCTTGAAAAACAAGGGAAATTAATTGTTGAGACTTTCCAAAATTCACTTGATGAAAAGTTGGTGCAACCATTTGAGGTTTCTGGAGCGCATAAACTCGAAACAGTACGAGAAGCATTAGTATTCTGTATATGGCATGAAGGGTTACATCAAGGTGTAATTAATGGGCTAACACGAGTTGTTACTACTAAATAA
- a CDS encoding SRPBCC domain-containing protein, with translation MTKDFQMKLSLPVPVEKIYEAVSTQEGVRKWWTQFATVGNKIGSIAEFGFPKAGFYVRAEIQTLQSNQVVEWNVIDSMHPEASGFSNLRDWEGTIIRFEMEKVSVEDSVLNFTHIGLSEELECYHVCERGWTSYLSSLRQLLVSGKGNPYADDSENNIK, from the coding sequence GTGACAAAAGATTTTCAAATGAAGTTATCCCTTCCTGTGCCAGTTGAAAAAATTTATGAAGCCGTTTCAACACAGGAAGGTGTCCGCAAATGGTGGACACAATTTGCTACTGTAGGTAATAAAATCGGAAGTATTGCCGAATTTGGTTTTCCAAAGGCAGGCTTTTATGTTAGGGCGGAGATTCAAACTCTACAATCTAATCAAGTGGTTGAATGGAATGTGATTGATTCAATGCATCCAGAGGCAAGTGGATTTAGCAATTTAAGAGACTGGGAAGGGACAATCATTCGATTTGAAATGGAAAAAGTTTCAGTAGAAGATTCTGTATTAAACTTTACTCATATAGGGTTGTCAGAAGAACTAGAATGTTATCATGTTTGTGAAAGAGGTTGGACCTCATATCTATCAAGTTTGAGACAACTACTTGTAAGTGGGAAAGGAAACCCATATGCGGATGATTCAGAAAATAACATAAAATGA
- a CDS encoding glycerophosphodiester phosphodiesterase: MTLIFAHRGAAGTYPENTMISFEAAESFRADGIELDVQFTKDGKVVVIHDETVNRTTNGKGAVRNYLYEDLRKLDASHTFFEKVGFCHIPLLEEVLEWLGSNQLCLNIELKNNKIPYRGLEEEVITLVRKHGLEERTIFSSFNHYSMKKCHMMAPDIQTAILYREGLHSPWAYAQKMGASGIHPNYRYLPDGIAELTMDSGVDVRPYTINDETVMRKYFDMNISAIITDYPETARTLLQTKK, encoded by the coding sequence ATGACTCTTATATTTGCACACCGCGGGGCTGCGGGAACGTATCCAGAGAATACGATGATTTCATTTGAAGCAGCGGAATCGTTTCGAGCAGATGGTATTGAATTAGACGTACAATTTACGAAAGATGGGAAAGTTGTTGTTATCCATGATGAAACGGTCAATCGTACAACGAATGGAAAAGGTGCTGTTCGAAATTATTTATATGAAGATTTACGGAAGTTAGATGCAAGTCACACGTTTTTTGAGAAGGTAGGTTTTTGCCACATTCCTTTATTAGAGGAAGTGCTAGAGTGGCTCGGATCAAATCAATTGTGCCTGAATATTGAATTGAAAAATAATAAAATACCATATCGTGGTTTAGAAGAAGAAGTCATTACACTTGTACGAAAGCATGGGTTAGAAGAGAGGACGATTTTCTCTTCTTTTAATCATTACAGTATGAAAAAATGTCATATGATGGCTCCAGATATCCAAACAGCGATTTTATATCGAGAAGGTTTACATAGCCCATGGGCATATGCACAAAAAATGGGGGCTAGTGGTATTCATCCTAATTATCGTTATCTTCCTGATGGAATTGCGGAACTGACAATGGATAGTGGTGTGGATGTTAGGCCGTATACAATTAATGATGAAACAGTTATGCGTAAATATTTTGATATGAATATTTCAGCGATTATTACGGATTATCCAGAAACAGCGAGAACGTTATTGCAGACAAAAAAATGA
- a CDS encoding YycC family protein, whose product MKPLQISPDTAVRLSKALGVPLEQLMHMPQHILIQKLVELEKQSKDEE is encoded by the coding sequence ATGAAACCATTACAAATTTCTCCAGATACGGCAGTTCGATTATCAAAAGCTCTTGGTGTTCCTCTTGAACAACTTATGCATATGCCTCAACATATTTTAATTCAAAAATTAGTTGAGTTAGAAAAACAATCGAAAGACGAAGAATAA
- a CDS encoding DUF6241 domain-containing protein — protein sequence MKKKITYGVLILTMVALGIYTTLSYNGDKTEAKAKTETKAKTETKAEKVASPKISDAQTKYVASNEEHAKAVKEIGVVNDEVILISRMVEISLQKVKFGDEKFTPRGIQSSSMHRIQMTKGNIDYLKQNLDSIRISNNNTDGYDYESILNRWMEGNFKDITKEAEVLLSFLSNGKYTGDEITKKNKTEEQEYILHFFGDEGLKLQDTQWNTKD from the coding sequence ATGAAAAAGAAAATTACTTACGGTGTACTTATATTAACAATGGTAGCATTAGGAATTTACACTACTCTATCATACAACGGCGATAAAACAGAGGCAAAAGCAAAAACAGAAACAAAAGCAAAAACAGAAACAAAAGCAGAAAAAGTAGCAAGTCCAAAAATATCAGATGCTCAAACTAAATATGTAGCTAGCAATGAAGAGCATGCCAAAGCTGTCAAAGAAATTGGAGTAGTAAATGATGAAGTGATTCTAATTAGTAGAATGGTAGAGATATCCCTTCAAAAAGTTAAATTTGGGGACGAAAAATTCACTCCGAGAGGAATCCAATCTAGCAGCATGCATCGTATTCAAATGACTAAAGGGAATATAGATTATTTAAAGCAAAACCTTGATTCCATTCGAATTTCTAATAATAACACTGATGGCTATGACTATGAAAGCATTTTAAACAGGTGGATGGAAGGAAACTTTAAAGATATAACAAAAGAAGCTGAGGTCCTTCTAAGTTTTCTTTCTAATGGCAAGTATACTGGTGATGAGATAACTAAGAAAAATAAAACCGAGGAACAAGAATATATCTTACATTTCTTCGGTGATGAGGGTTTAAAACTTCAAGATACGCAATGGAATACAAAAGATTAA
- a CDS encoding tetratricopeptide repeat protein encodes MFTSTKSEKITQLLNEWYIEIRSRRIGNANRLKEQIDVKINKLRDESGETVQDQNLLLYYSLLNFRYNYLIDNLGVSKESFDKIESFEIPTDNFLSYYYHFFKAIHSDTIGNYILAKDHYYKAESLLQYIPDELEKAEFHYKLGYSYYDNQQALQAIKEVTKAKDMFSKHSGYEVNVAFCNNILGLACINLKEWELAEEHFTAAMDQFQKIREEKFILMVRHNLGWMYSNQNLSPLAIRYLSEVVEKSPNHYKAIFAKALEHYKLKETDIAGELIERGLKISNELKQEEFQHRYMILREMNNNSPAKTLAKVVLAGIEYFEREELYENVQEHYESLAIKFYEEDQHSEASKYFYLGLQAKKKAIDKGGLK; translated from the coding sequence ATGTTTACATCCACTAAAAGCGAGAAGATCACACAACTATTGAATGAGTGGTACATAGAAATCAGATCAAGGCGTATAGGTAATGCAAATCGTTTAAAAGAACAAATAGATGTTAAAATTAATAAATTGAGAGACGAAAGCGGAGAAACAGTACAGGATCAAAACCTGCTACTCTATTATTCTTTACTAAATTTCCGATATAACTATTTAATTGATAATCTAGGTGTATCTAAAGAGAGTTTTGATAAAATTGAATCATTCGAGATACCGACAGATAATTTTTTATCATACTATTATCATTTCTTTAAAGCGATCCATTCTGATACAATCGGAAACTACATTCTAGCAAAAGACCATTATTATAAAGCTGAATCTTTACTTCAATATATTCCTGATGAACTTGAAAAGGCTGAATTTCATTATAAGTTAGGGTATTCTTATTATGATAATCAGCAAGCACTTCAAGCTATCAAAGAAGTAACTAAAGCCAAAGATATGTTTTCTAAGCACTCAGGATATGAAGTGAATGTGGCTTTTTGTAATAATATTTTAGGATTAGCCTGTATAAACTTAAAAGAATGGGAACTAGCTGAAGAACATTTCACAGCTGCAATGGATCAGTTCCAGAAAATCAGGGAAGAGAAATTCATTTTAATGGTTCGACATAACTTAGGATGGATGTATTCCAATCAAAACCTTTCTCCATTGGCAATTCGTTATCTTTCTGAAGTTGTTGAGAAGTCCCCAAATCATTATAAAGCTATCTTTGCTAAGGCTTTAGAACACTACAAGTTAAAAGAAACTGACATTGCAGGTGAATTGATCGAAAGAGGGTTAAAGATTAGTAATGAACTAAAACAGGAAGAATTCCAACATCGCTACATGATTTTACGAGAAATGAACAACAATTCACCTGCTAAAACACTTGCAAAAGTAGTGTTAGCAGGAATTGAGTATTTTGAAAGAGAAGAACTATATGAGAATGTTCAGGAACATTATGAATCATTAGCGATTAAATTCTATGAAGAGGATCAACATTCTGAAGCAAGTAAATATTTTTATTTAGGTTTACAGGCAAAAAAGAAAGCAATTGATAAAGGGGGATTAAAATGA
- the spo0A gene encoding sporulation transcription factor Spo0A, with protein sequence MEKIKVCLVDDNKELVSMLESYVAAQDDMEVVGIAYNGQECLNLLKEKQPDVLVLDIIMPHLDGLAVLEKMRNIERLKQPNVIMLTAFGQEDVTKKAVDLGASYFILKPFDMENLTSHIRQVSGKTSTTIKRPLPSFRSATTIDGKPKNLDASITSIIHEIGVPAHIKGYMYLREAISMVYNDIELLGSITKVLYPDIAKKYNTTASRVERAIRHAIEVAWSRGNIDSISSLFGYTVSMSKAKPTNSEFIAMVADKLRLEHKAS encoded by the coding sequence GTGGAAAAAATCAAAGTATGTCTTGTGGATGATAATAAAGAACTTGTATCAATGTTAGAAAGTTATGTTGCTGCTCAAGATGATATGGAAGTAGTCGGAATTGCCTATAATGGTCAAGAGTGTTTAAACTTACTAAAAGAAAAACAACCAGATGTGCTTGTTTTAGATATTATTATGCCACATTTAGATGGCCTAGCGGTATTGGAAAAAATGCGAAACATTGAACGACTGAAACAACCCAATGTCATTATGCTAACGGCGTTTGGGCAAGAAGATGTAACGAAAAAAGCAGTTGATTTAGGTGCTTCTTATTTCATATTAAAGCCATTTGATATGGAGAATTTAACGAGTCATATTCGTCAAGTAAGTGGTAAAACGAGTACTACAATTAAACGCCCACTGCCATCTTTCCGATCTGCAACAACAATAGATGGAAAACCGAAGAACTTAGATGCAAGTATTACGAGCATTATTCACGAAATTGGTGTGCCGGCTCATATTAAAGGATACATGTATCTGCGAGAGGCAATTTCTATGGTATATAACGACATCGAACTACTTGGATCTATTACGAAAGTCCTATATCCAGATATCGCGAAAAAGTACAATACAACAGCAAGCCGTGTTGAACGCGCGATCCGCCATGCAATTGAAGTAGCTTGGAGTCGCGGGAATATTGACTCCATTTCGTCCTTATTTGGTTATACAGTATCCATGTCAAAAGCGAAACCTACGAATTCAGAATTCATTGCGATGGTTGCTGATAAGTTGAGACTGGAACATAAGGCTTCATAA
- the spoIVB gene encoding SpoIVB peptidase, whose protein sequence is MNRLKSEQFRKIIGLCLLVSLIFIGCFKPLRTFITFPKQLVIFEGQQSEVSSLPVFQASSTNQSIFTVSSNTERHEGLTLNSHQNGEADMVFQLAGFPVKKVNVKVLKDFKVIPGGQSIGVKLNTKGVLVVGHHLIQTERGKVSPGELAGVQVGDMITEINGKTIERMSDVAPFIHDSGKTGEPLNLVLLRDGKYIRTKLTPEKDNGEASYRIGLYIRDSAAGIGTMTFVHPDSMKYGALGHVISDNDTKKPIQVEDGQIVRSTVTAIERGSNGNPGEKLARFSPDREIIGNITTNSPFGIFGKLNTGVRNGVMDNAMPIALSNQVKEGPAKMLTVIDQDKVEAFDIEIISTVPQKFPATKGMVVKITDKRLLEKTGGIVQGMSGSPIVQGGKVIGAVTHVFVNDPTSGYGVHIEWMLHEAGINIYEQEKKAS, encoded by the coding sequence GTGAATAGATTGAAGTCAGAGCAATTCCGAAAAATAATAGGTCTTTGTCTCCTTGTTTCGCTAATTTTTATCGGATGTTTTAAACCGTTACGTACGTTTATCACATTTCCAAAACAACTGGTTATCTTTGAAGGACAACAATCGGAAGTATCATCATTGCCTGTCTTTCAAGCTTCATCGACAAATCAAAGCATTTTTACAGTAAGTTCTAATACGGAACGGCATGAAGGGCTCACACTAAATTCGCATCAAAACGGTGAGGCGGATATGGTCTTTCAACTTGCTGGTTTTCCTGTAAAAAAAGTAAATGTAAAAGTGTTAAAAGACTTTAAAGTTATTCCAGGTGGACAATCGATTGGAGTAAAGTTAAATACAAAAGGTGTACTTGTGGTTGGACATCATTTAATTCAAACAGAAAGAGGGAAAGTATCTCCTGGAGAGTTAGCAGGTGTACAAGTAGGGGATATGATTACAGAAATTAATGGGAAGACAATTGAGCGAATGAGTGATGTAGCACCTTTTATTCATGATAGCGGGAAAACAGGCGAACCACTTAACCTTGTCTTATTACGGGATGGTAAATATATTCGAACGAAATTGACGCCAGAAAAAGATAATGGTGAGGCATCTTATCGAATTGGTTTATATATTCGTGATTCAGCAGCTGGTATCGGGACAATGACTTTTGTTCATCCGGATTCCATGAAATATGGCGCACTTGGCCATGTGATTTCTGATAATGATACGAAGAAACCAATTCAAGTAGAAGATGGACAAATTGTTCGTTCGACAGTTACTGCTATTGAGCGTGGTAGCAATGGGAATCCAGGAGAAAAATTAGCAAGATTTTCACCAGATCGTGAAATAATAGGTAACATTACAACGAATAGCCCGTTCGGTATTTTTGGGAAATTAAATACTGGAGTGAGAAATGGTGTCATGGATAATGCGATGCCGATTGCTTTGTCTAACCAAGTAAAAGAAGGGCCGGCAAAAATGTTAACAGTCATTGATCAAGATAAGGTAGAGGCATTTGATATTGAAATTATAAGTACTGTACCACAAAAGTTTCCGGCTACAAAAGGAATGGTTGTTAAAATTACAGATAAACGCTTATTAGAAAAAACAGGTGGGATTGTCCAAGGGATGAGTGGTAGTCCTATTGTTCAAGGTGGGAAAGTAATCGGTGCAGTAACACATGTATTTGTAAATGACCCAACTTCAGGGTATGGTGTTCATATCGAATGGATGTTACATGAAGCGGGAATTAATATTTATGAACAAGAGAAAAAAGCAAGCTGA
- the recN gene encoding DNA repair protein RecN codes for MLSELSIRNFAIIESLNISFQKGLTVLSGETGAGKSIIIDAISLLVGGRGSAEFVRYGTDKAEIEGLFYVEDEKHPCIKKAEELDIEIEDGMIILKRDISVNGKSVCRVNGKLVTLSILKEIGKTLVDIHGQHETQDLMNEERHLFMLDHFDGNRIVNQLGKYQDVYGEYEQLKKQLRSLTENEQQMAHRLDLIQFQLEEIRNANLTVDEENELVEERLKISNFERIYKALGDAYRSLNEDGCGLDHVRNAMGQMESITHLDEAYQENYDTIANSYYVLEEAAYQLREKLDMMEYDPNRLDEIETRLNEIRMLKRKYGNTVEEILVYADKIEQEIFTIENKDVHIETTKKKLKELEEVILKEATVLSDMRHELAERLTIAIHQELKELYMEKTKFEVRIAKREGVVEDPLVEGIPVKLTSAGYDHVEFYISTNPGEPLKQLSKVASGGELSRIILALKSIFSKHQGVASVIFDEVDTGVSGRVAQAIAEKIYRVSVNSQVLCITHLPQVASMADSHLFIRKQVANDRTITSVTVLSTDEKVTEIARMISGVEITDLTTEHARELLTQAHRFKQTAEAIQ; via the coding sequence TTGTTATCGGAATTATCGATTAGAAACTTTGCTATTATTGAGTCATTAAATATTTCTTTTCAAAAAGGTTTAACAGTTTTAAGTGGTGAAACAGGCGCAGGAAAGTCGATTATTATCGATGCGATTAGCTTGCTTGTTGGAGGTCGTGGTTCAGCTGAATTTGTACGGTACGGTACAGATAAAGCTGAAATTGAAGGGCTATTTTACGTGGAGGATGAAAAGCATCCATGTATTAAGAAAGCTGAAGAGCTGGATATTGAGATTGAAGATGGAATGATCATTTTAAAGCGTGACATTTCCGTTAACGGAAAAAGTGTATGCCGTGTAAATGGAAAGCTTGTTACATTAAGTATATTAAAGGAAATTGGTAAAACGCTTGTAGATATTCATGGACAACATGAAACACAGGATTTAATGAATGAGGAACGTCATTTGTTTATGCTCGATCATTTCGATGGAAATCGTATTGTCAATCAGTTAGGAAAATATCAAGATGTATATGGTGAATATGAGCAATTAAAGAAGCAATTGCGATCTTTGACGGAAAATGAACAGCAAATGGCACATCGTCTAGATTTAATTCAATTCCAATTAGAAGAAATTCGAAACGCAAATCTGACAGTGGATGAAGAAAATGAATTGGTTGAAGAACGTCTTAAAATCTCTAACTTCGAAAGAATCTACAAAGCACTTGGTGATGCATACCGTTCACTAAATGAGGATGGATGTGGTCTTGATCATGTGCGAAATGCAATGGGGCAAATGGAAAGTATTACGCATTTAGATGAGGCATATCAAGAGAATTATGATACGATTGCAAACAGCTATTATGTATTGGAAGAAGCTGCATATCAGCTTCGAGAAAAGCTGGATATGATGGAATATGATCCGAATCGTTTGGATGAAATTGAAACACGTTTAAACGAAATTCGTATGTTAAAGAGAAAGTATGGAAATACTGTAGAAGAGATATTAGTGTATGCAGATAAAATTGAGCAAGAAATTTTTACAATTGAAAATAAAGATGTGCATATTGAAACGACGAAAAAGAAATTAAAAGAATTAGAAGAAGTTATTTTAAAGGAAGCAACAGTATTAAGTGATATGCGTCATGAACTTGCAGAGCGCCTAACCATTGCTATTCATCAAGAATTAAAAGAACTATATATGGAAAAAACAAAATTTGAAGTGAGAATCGCAAAAAGAGAAGGCGTTGTCGAGGATCCTCTTGTAGAGGGTATTCCAGTGAAACTTACATCAGCTGGATATGATCATGTAGAATTCTATATTTCAACGAATCCAGGTGAACCGTTAAAACAACTTTCAAAAGTTGCTTCTGGCGGTGAGTTATCTCGTATTATTTTGGCGTTGAAAAGTATTTTTTCTAAGCACCAAGGCGTTGCATCTGTCATTTTTGATGAGGTAGATACAGGTGTGAGTGGACGAGTTGCACAAGCGATTGCTGAAAAGATTTATCGCGTATCCGTAAATTCACAAGTGCTTTGTATTACGCACTTACCTCAAGTAGCGTCGATGGCAGATTCACATTTATTTATTCGCAAACAAGTTGCGAACGATCGTACGATTACATCAGTTACTGTGTTAAGTACAGATGAAAAAGTAACAGAAATTGCTCGTATGATTTCCGGTGTAGAGATCACGGATTTAACGACGGAACATGCAAGAGAGTTGCTCACGCAAGCGCATCGTTTTAAACAGACAGCAGAGGCTATCCAATAA
- the argR gene encoding arginine repressor ArgR: MNKGQRHIKIREIIANKEIETQDELVDILRNEGFNVTQATVSRDIKELHLVKVPLHDGRYKYSLPADQRFNPLQKLKRNLVDSFVKLDTAGHMLVLKTLPGNAHALGALIDHLEWDEIVGTICGDDTCLIICRTPGDTGVVSDRFLNML; this comes from the coding sequence ATGAATAAAGGTCAGCGCCATATTAAAATCAGAGAAATTATTGCGAATAAAGAAATTGAAACACAAGATGAATTAGTTGATATTTTACGTAATGAAGGCTTTAACGTAACGCAAGCAACAGTATCACGCGATATTAAAGAATTGCACTTAGTAAAGGTGCCATTACACGATGGTCGCTATAAGTATAGTTTACCAGCAGATCAACGGTTTAATCCGTTACAAAAATTAAAACGCAATCTTGTTGATTCGTTTGTGAAATTAGACACGGCAGGACATATGCTTGTGCTAAAAACATTACCTGGTAATGCGCACGCGCTCGGGGCACTTATTGATCATCTAGAATGGGATGAGATTGTTGGAACTATTTGTGGTGATGATACTTGCCTGATTATTTGCCGTACGCCTGGAGACACAGGTGTTGTATCTGATCGCTTCTTAAATATGCTGTAA